The Chloroflexota bacterium genome includes a region encoding these proteins:
- a CDS encoding L-rhamnose mutarotase, with protein MQRYGQLIGVKPERLEEYKAYHANVWPEILDKIRDCNIQNYSIYYKDGMLFAYFEYVGEDFDGDMAKMAADPRTQEWWDIMMPMQEPVKTRAEGEWWAELEEVFHMD; from the coding sequence ATGCAACGATATGGACAGCTAATCGGAGTGAAGCCGGAGCGGCTGGAGGAATACAAGGCATACCATGCCAACGTTTGGCCTGAAATCCTCGACAAAATCCGGGACTGCAATATCCAGAACTACTCGATCTACTACAAGGATGGCATGCTCTTTGCCTATTTCGAGTACGTGGGCGAGGATTTTGACGGCGACATGGCCAAAATGGCGGCCGATCCCAGGACCCAGGAGTGGTGGGATATCATGATGCCCATGCAGGAGCCGGTCAAGACCCGGGCCGAAGGTGAATGGTGGGCCGAATTGGAAGAAGTCTTCCACATGGATTAG
- a CDS encoding uroporphyrinogen decarboxylase family protein codes for MERTENALAKVRRMNQSMRHEEGDRVPLSDFFWGSFLERWREELGLAPDTDPYVYYDLDWIVTIPNMDPHIKPFETLKETDEEVVVRTGFEAILRKQFKDPMPEFIGFDTDTIEKEEAFEFDDPWDERRFFNGGDNQIAGVGDGFQRDSPPWIETVKSLRPDFAVYGSICEANEYLTRIIGPENNMLWAGLYPERHGKFIDRTNEFAIELLKAQIEAADGLLDGMVIWGDVAYKKDLFFSPDWWRVHYKPYVAEMVRICHDAGLPVIYHGCGNVKRILEDFIETGIDAYNPLEAKAGLDVVDLRRQYGHRLGFCGNMDVIEWAESDEQQLKAIVLRKLNAAKGGGLIFQSDHSVASNISGQNYDYVVKLVREYGDYPLQLGEYDIPDLS; via the coding sequence ATGGAACGAACAGAAAACGCCTTAGCCAAGGTCCGCCGCATGAACCAATCCATGCGACATGAAGAAGGGGACCGCGTACCCCTCAGTGATTTTTTTTGGGGCAGCTTCCTTGAACGCTGGCGCGAGGAGCTGGGCCTGGCGCCCGATACCGATCCCTACGTCTACTATGACCTGGATTGGATCGTCACGATTCCAAATATGGATCCCCACATCAAACCCTTTGAGACGCTCAAAGAAACCGATGAGGAAGTAGTGGTTCGAACCGGGTTCGAAGCCATTCTGCGCAAACAGTTCAAGGATCCCATGCCGGAGTTCATCGGCTTCGATACGGACACCATCGAAAAAGAAGAGGCTTTCGAATTCGATGATCCCTGGGACGAGCGTCGATTCTTCAACGGTGGCGACAACCAGATTGCCGGCGTAGGCGACGGTTTCCAGCGCGATTCCCCGCCCTGGATCGAAACAGTAAAGTCCCTGCGGCCCGATTTTGCCGTCTATGGCAGTATCTGCGAAGCCAACGAGTATCTGACCCGCATCATCGGCCCGGAGAACAACATGCTCTGGGCAGGGCTCTACCCGGAGCGTCACGGCAAGTTCATCGACCGCACCAATGAATTCGCCATCGAACTGCTCAAGGCCCAGATCGAGGCGGCTGATGGTCTGCTGGACGGCATGGTGATCTGGGGTGATGTGGCCTACAAAAAGGATCTATTCTTTTCGCCAGATTGGTGGCGGGTTCACTACAAGCCCTACGTCGCGGAGATGGTCAGAATCTGCCACGACGCCGGGCTGCCCGTCATTTACCACGGTTGCGGCAACGTCAAGCGCATCCTGGAGGACTTCATCGAGACGGGAATCGACGCCTACAATCCACTGGAGGCCAAGGCCGGGCTGGACGTGGTGGATCTGCGACGCCAGTACGGTCACCGGCTGGGTTTCTGCGGCAACATGGATGTGATCGAGTGGGCCGAAAGCGATGAGCAGCAGCTCAAAGCGATCGTGCTTCGCAAGCTTAACGCGGCCAAGGGCGGCGGCCTGATCTTTCAATCTGACCACTCTGTGGCAAGCAACATCTCCGGCCAAAACTACGACTACGTCGTCAAGCTGGTCAGAGAGTATGGCGATTATCCATTGCAGCTCGGTGAGTATGATATTCCAGACCTGAGCTAA